A region from the Flexibacter flexilis DSM 6793 genome encodes:
- a CDS encoding ribonuclease HII produces the protein MLLSSFSENYVEAGVDEAGRGCLAGPVVAAAVILPKNYTHSLLNDSKKLTAAQREKLAIEIKETAIAWAIGQASHTEIDQINILNASFLAMHRAIAQLSVMPELLLIDGNRFKPYTNLPHHCIVKGDGKYLSIAAASVLAKTHRDHLMHDLAQQFPVYAWEKNAGYPTLTHRKAIEQHGLTPHHRLTFTVKPTQPTLFD, from the coding sequence ATGCTATTATCTTCTTTTTCAGAGAATTATGTAGAGGCTGGTGTAGATGAAGCGGGGCGCGGCTGCCTTGCTGGGCCTGTGGTGGCTGCGGCTGTGATTTTGCCCAAAAATTATACTCATTCTCTGCTAAATGATTCTAAAAAACTCACCGCCGCCCAGCGCGAAAAATTGGCTATCGAAATAAAAGAAACCGCTATTGCATGGGCAATTGGGCAGGCCAGTCACACGGAAATTGACCAAATCAATATACTGAATGCGTCTTTTCTGGCCATGCACCGCGCCATTGCACAACTTTCGGTTATGCCCGAACTGCTCCTGATAGACGGCAATCGCTTTAAGCCTTACACCAATTTACCGCATCATTGCATTGTAAAAGGCGACGGAAAATATTTGTCTATTGCTGCCGCCTCCGTGTTGGCTAAAACGCACCGCGACCACCTGATGCACGATTTGGCGCAGCAGTTTCCCGTGTATGCTTGGGAAAAAAATGCAGGTTATCCGACACTTACGCACCGTAAAGCCATTGAGCAACACGGCCTTACGCCGCATCATCGGCTTACGTTTACCGTCAAGCCCACACAACCCACATTGTTCGACTAA
- a CDS encoding UbiA prenyltransferase family protein yields the protein MNDFQHEDSAATPPPTYMATDPNFAIFDWIENEDALRDEAVLFGLSEGDIAQRVAVIDAYFQQHIVVAAQQQQYLEEKKTRLELSLSQQQNLLTQATASRQQLATQTPAAPSHKLRLAVGTVAYLLSAALGFTWVYEWLSPYWSQPVWVTAGMYAFGMFSLWSNTAMLYAEKSEQPTGWQKWAEEVGIPLVAAFFVVVWGLADRPALHSIAVLLATFFLFAYAGKGLLGNLARWASVLREENATKRNDQWRNVQLERLETEIGTYSAQVAGLQKDLEEIYLQLAEFVSPKSWQAKREVAVRLFESEAQLARATKQDNGGQMPKPFRSHFDFEAS from the coding sequence ATGAACGATTTTCAGCACGAAGACTCAGCGGCCACGCCGCCACCTACCTATATGGCTACAGACCCCAATTTCGCGATTTTTGATTGGATAGAAAACGAAGATGCCCTTCGCGACGAGGCCGTATTGTTTGGTCTTTCGGAAGGCGACATCGCGCAGCGTGTGGCCGTCATAGATGCTTATTTTCAGCAACATATCGTAGTGGCCGCACAGCAACAGCAATATTTGGAGGAGAAAAAAACGCGCCTTGAACTTTCTCTTTCCCAACAACAAAACCTACTGACACAAGCCACCGCCAGCCGCCAACAATTAGCCACCCAAACCCCTGCCGCGCCTTCGCACAAATTGCGTTTGGCCGTCGGGACGGTGGCCTATTTGCTCAGTGCCGCGCTGGGATTTACGTGGGTGTACGAATGGCTTTCGCCGTATTGGTCGCAGCCCGTGTGGGTAACGGCGGGCATGTACGCCTTCGGAATGTTTAGTCTTTGGAGCAATACGGCCATGTTGTATGCCGAAAAATCCGAGCAACCAACAGGCTGGCAAAAGTGGGCGGAAGAAGTCGGGATCCCGTTGGTAGCCGCATTTTTTGTGGTGGTTTGGGGACTGGCCGACCGCCCCGCGCTGCACAGCATAGCGGTATTGTTAGCAACTTTCTTTTTATTTGCCTACGCGGGAAAAGGTTTGTTAGGCAATTTGGCGCGCTGGGCAAGTGTGTTGCGCGAAGAAAACGCCACCAAACGCAACGACCAATGGCGCAACGTACAACTCGAACGTTTGGAAACCGAAATCGGCACTTACAGTGCACAAGTTGCTGGTTTACAAAAAGATTTGGAAGAAATTTATCTGCAATTAGCGGAATTTGTGTCGCCCAAATCGTGGCAAGCCAAACGCGAAGTAGCTGTCCGACTGTTTGAAAGTGAAGCACAATTGGCACGCGCCACCAAACAAGACAACGGTGGACAAATGCCCAAACCTTTCCGTTCGCATTTTGACTTTGAAGCCTCTTAA
- a CDS encoding glycosyltransferase family 4 protein, whose protein sequence is MSKKYLLIWDRIGDYHRARWRDLGKLVGEQNVFAADLGAADNLYLWQNTDTSNPQYRLFSQKPVHEPDLWGRVQQFRQLLTEQQIDVVCIPGYGRKEYIVMLFLAKMMGKKVVMFAESWYGNNGLINGLKGMLLRFTCDSFIVSGVRAAQHFRDKLGIRTQPIQIGYSVVDNAHFSQNLDQKTAPQPPVLLCVARFSPEKNLHTLIQAFKNSEISQRYMLKLVGGGPLQATLEQLATGCPNIVFSKWLSYSELPQLYGSATAFVLPSSFEPWGLVVNEAMSAGLPLVLSEECGCRPDLLDESNGFAFNAHDLQGLVLALNKLNALTESQLQAMGRVSQQKIAAFSPTTWAKSIIELGQ, encoded by the coding sequence ATGAGTAAAAAATATTTATTGATTTGGGACAGAATCGGGGACTACCACCGCGCACGCTGGCGCGATTTGGGCAAACTCGTAGGTGAACAAAATGTATTTGCTGCCGATTTGGGCGCAGCCGACAACCTGTATTTGTGGCAAAATACGGATACGTCCAACCCGCAATACAGACTTTTTTCCCAAAAACCCGTACACGAACCCGACCTTTGGGGACGCGTGCAGCAGTTCCGCCAACTGCTCACTGAGCAACAAATCGATGTGGTTTGTATCCCTGGTTATGGCCGCAAAGAATACATTGTGATGCTTTTTTTGGCTAAAATGATGGGCAAAAAAGTAGTGATGTTCGCTGAGTCTTGGTACGGAAATAATGGTTTGATTAATGGCCTAAAAGGAATGTTATTACGGTTTACTTGCGATAGTTTCATTGTGTCGGGGGTGCGTGCCGCGCAACATTTCCGCGACAAATTAGGCATACGCACACAACCCATCCAAATCGGTTATAGCGTCGTGGACAACGCGCATTTCTCCCAAAACCTTGACCAGAAAACAGCCCCACAACCGCCCGTTTTGTTGTGTGTGGCGCGTTTTAGCCCCGAAAAAAATCTGCATACGCTCATACAAGCCTTCAAAAATTCGGAGATTAGCCAACGTTACATGCTCAAACTCGTAGGCGGCGGACCATTGCAAGCTACTTTAGAGCAATTAGCCACAGGCTGCCCGAATATCGTATTTAGCAAATGGCTTTCGTACAGCGAGTTGCCGCAACTCTATGGCTCGGCCACCGCTTTTGTATTGCCAAGCAGTTTTGAGCCGTGGGGTTTGGTAGTGAACGAAGCCATGTCGGCGGGTTTACCGCTGGTGCTTTCCGAAGAATGCGGCTGCCGTCCTGATTTGCTCGACGAAAGCAACGGTTTTGCATTCAATGCCCACGATTTACAAGGGTTAGTTTTGGCATTAAACAAACTAAATGCACTCACCGAAAGCCAATTGCAGGCAATGGGGCGCGTTTCCCAACAAAAAATAGCCGCTTTCAGCCCAACCACTTGGGCAAAAAGTATCATCGAATTAGGCCAATAA